A single window of Apium graveolens cultivar Ventura unplaced genomic scaffold, ASM990537v1 ctg6261, whole genome shotgun sequence DNA harbors:
- the LOC141703137 gene encoding uncharacterized protein LOC141703137, giving the protein MGVRHDLAPQVGEKKTYLPPSPFTLSKVEKKKVLNSFLSMKLPSGHGSNIKNCVSMSDLKIYGLKSHDCHILLQQLLPVAIRSVLPKNVRVTIIRLCFFFNALCSKVVDVSKLDKLQSDVIITLCDLEKIFPSSFFDVMLHLIVHLVLEVRLCGPVFYRWMYAFERFNKVLKSYVRNRYYPEGCMAESYLKEESVEFCTEFMSQTCTTAGIPVEQGKQSGPLSAAIIKVVEEKERDEAHLHVLQNNDEVYSYIVMHKEYLDEIYRGKKKCSLALGRAQSAICRLVSSEMKGNPDAVSETIRWLAGKPSFSVLTYQGFSVNGVRYFTKDRDDARVVQNSGVSVVAKAVQVSSAKDLNPIESDMTFYGIILEVWELDYHEFKAPLFLCKWAENDKGLKIDDLGFTLVDFNRQGHKKDKYVSVDQVNQVFYIKDLVDPTWPIVLTSTTRDYQELYNDDDLGDTIMEHPPFCSNIPASDVTNEDVAHSIRPNVEGIWVKK; this is encoded by the exons ATGGGTGTTAGACATGATTTAGCTCCTCAAGTAGGAGAAAAGAAGACCTATCTGCCTCCTTCCCCTTTTACTTTGTCGAAGGTTGAAAAAAAGAAAGTGTTGAACTCATTCTTGTCTATGAAACTTCCTTCTGGACATGGATCAAACATAAAAAATTGTGTATCCATGTCTGATTTGAAGATATACGGGCTTAAGTCCCATGACTGCCATatccttctccaacaactccTCCCTGTTGCCATTCGATCCGTTCTCCCAAAAAATGTTAGGGTCACAATCATACGACTGTGCTTCTTTTTTAATGCTTTATGCAGCAAAGTTGTCGATGTCTCGAAACTCGATAAATTGcagtcagatgtaataataaccttatgcgaTCTAGAAAAAATATTCCCTTCATCATTTTTTGATGTAATGTTACATCTTATTGTCCACTTGGTCCTAGAAGTGCGTTTATGTGGACCGGTATTTTATAGATGGATGTATGCCTTCGAACGATTCAATAAAGTGCTAAAGAGCTACGTACGAAACCGATATTATCCTGAAGGTTGTATGGCAGAAAGCTACCTTAAAGAAGAATCAGTAGAATTCTGCACAGAATTTATGAGCCAGACTTGTACAACTGCCGGCATTCCAGTTGAGCAAGGCAAGCAATCTGGTCCATTATCTGCCGCGATAATAAAGGTCGTGGAAGAAAAAGAGCGAGATGAGGCTCATCTGCATGTCCTTCAAAACAATGATGAAGTGTATTCCTATATCGT AATGCACAAGGAGTATTTGGATGAAATTTACCGAGGGAAAAAAAAGTGTTCATTGGCTCTTGGGAGAGCACAATCGGCTATTTGCCGATTG GTAAGTAGTGAAATGAAGGGAAATCCCGATGCTGTTTCAGAGACGATACGATGGCTCGCTGGAAAACCATcattttctgttttaacttatcAAGGTTTTTCAGTCAATGGAGTCCGATACTTTACGAAAGACCGAGATGATGCGCGAGTTGTTCAAAACAGTGGAGTTTCTGTGGTTGCTAAGGCAGTCCAGGTGTCCAGTGCGAAAGATTTAAACCCCATTGAGAGTGATATGACCTTTTATGGCATAATCTTGGAAGTATGGGAGTTGGATTACCATGAGTTCAAAGCTCCACTCTTCTTGTGTAAATGGGCAGAGAATGATAAAGGCTTAAAGATCGACGATCTTGGCTTCACACTTGTGGATTTCAATCGACAAGGCCATAAGAAGGATAAATATGTCTCTGTTGACCAAGTCAACCAGGTGTTTTACATTAAAGATCTGGTTGATCCTACTTGGCCGATCGTGTTAACTTCCACAACTAGAGACTATCAAGAGTTGTATAACGACGATGATTTGGGTGACACGATCATGGAACATCCTCCATTCTGCTCTAACATCCCTGCTTCTGATGTGACCAATGAAGACGTTGCGCATAGTATTAGGCCTAATGTTGAGGGAATTTGGGTTAAAAAATGA